A single window of Pontibacillus chungwhensis DNA harbors:
- a CDS encoding M42 family metallopeptidase, producing MAKWDDTLTMLKDLTDAKGVPGNEKEPRDVMKKYITPFADEVYTDNLGSLIAKKVGKENGPKIMVAGHLDEVGFMVTRIDDNGFIYFQTVGGWWSQVMLAQRVTIMTKNGDLTGVIGSKPPHILPADQRKKAIDIKEMFIDIGASSKEEAQEFGVRPGDSVVPYFEFTQMPNEKMLLAKAWDNRIGCAIAIEVLRQLKGQEHPNVVYGVGTVQEEVGLRGAKTSTNAIKPDIGFAVDVGIAGDTPGVSDKEAASKMGEGPQIILYDASMISHKGLRDHVIDTADKNEIPYQYDVIAGGGTDAGSIHLTADGVPALSITVATRYIHSHAAMLHRDDFENAVKLIVEVIKGMDEETVKQITFN from the coding sequence ATGGCTAAATGGGATGATACTCTCACGATGCTTAAAGACTTAACAGATGCGAAAGGGGTCCCAGGTAACGAGAAAGAACCACGGGACGTTATGAAGAAATACATAACTCCATTTGCAGATGAAGTGTATACAGATAATTTAGGGAGTCTGATTGCTAAAAAAGTAGGTAAAGAAAACGGGCCTAAGATTATGGTTGCTGGACACTTAGATGAAGTTGGATTTATGGTTACTCGTATTGATGACAACGGGTTCATCTACTTCCAAACAGTCGGTGGCTGGTGGAGTCAGGTAATGCTGGCACAACGTGTGACCATTATGACTAAAAACGGTGACCTGACAGGAGTGATCGGTTCTAAACCACCACATATCCTTCCTGCTGATCAGCGTAAGAAAGCAATCGATATTAAAGAAATGTTCATTGATATTGGAGCATCTTCTAAAGAAGAAGCACAAGAATTTGGTGTTCGACCTGGTGATTCAGTAGTGCCGTATTTTGAATTTACTCAGATGCCAAATGAAAAAATGCTACTTGCAAAAGCTTGGGATAACCGCATTGGATGTGCCATTGCGATTGAAGTATTACGACAATTAAAAGGTCAGGAACATCCGAACGTCGTGTATGGTGTTGGAACCGTACAAGAAGAGGTAGGTCTTCGTGGAGCTAAGACTTCCACAAATGCCATTAAACCTGATATCGGCTTTGCAGTAGATGTTGGGATCGCTGGTGATACACCTGGGGTTTCTGATAAAGAAGCAGCCAGTAAAATGGGAGAAGGGCCTCAAATTATTCTTTATGATGCATCCATGATCTCCCATAAAGGGCTTCGTGACCATGTGATTGATACAGCAGATAAGAACGAAATCCCTTATCAATATGATGTGATTGCCGGTGGAGGAACAGATGCTGGTTCAATTCATCTTACAGCAGACGGCGTACCTGCTCTTTCTATTACCGTCGCTACACGTTATATCCATTCCCACGCAGCAATGCTACACCGTGATGACTTTGAAAATGCGGTGAAATTAATTGTAGAAGTGATTAAAGGTATGGACGAAGAAACGGTCAAGCAAATTACATTTAACTAA
- a CDS encoding dUTP diphosphatase has product MNWETLFKMQQELDQRIEVEHGLENEDLFRRKVMALLVELGELANETRCFKFWSTKPPKEDEVILEEYVDGLHFILSLGLEKDYRYSPQEDGHNSVDVDLTEQFHKVYGEVHLFQESPNDLHYQQLFKTFLNLGVKLGFSEQSIQDAYYHKNEVNHERQENGY; this is encoded by the coding sequence ATGAACTGGGAAACACTTTTTAAAATGCAGCAAGAATTAGACCAACGTATTGAAGTGGAGCATGGATTGGAGAATGAGGATCTGTTTCGGAGAAAAGTTATGGCCTTGCTCGTTGAGTTAGGGGAGCTTGCGAATGAAACAAGATGCTTTAAGTTTTGGAGCACTAAACCTCCTAAAGAAGATGAGGTAATATTGGAGGAATACGTGGATGGACTTCATTTTATTCTTTCACTGGGACTTGAGAAAGACTACCGTTATTCACCGCAAGAAGACGGTCATAACTCAGTAGATGTAGATCTAACTGAACAATTTCATAAAGTGTATGGAGAGGTGCACCTCTTTCAAGAATCGCCGAATGATCTTCACTACCAGCAACTTTTTAAGACGTTTTTGAATTTAGGAGTAAAGCTTGGATTTTCTGAGCAATCTATCCAGGACGCCTATTATCACAAGAATGAAGTCAATCATGAACGGCAGGAAAATGGGTATTAG
- a CDS encoding sigma-w pathway protein ysdB yields the protein MIIYLFRLLILVAAILLIYTAYKYVINPKRKLELAQEKKQFYFLDDAENVKKNFLLTYKGVLFEGEKYLGTTENSFDVVSISVWTRQPDKLKGFERNDLYFVEKEIYIHYPHARVEWKNPINKLVLSHSGD from the coding sequence ATGATCATTTATTTATTTAGGTTGTTAATTTTGGTTGCTGCCATCCTCCTGATCTATACAGCTTATAAATACGTTATCAATCCAAAGCGAAAGCTTGAGCTTGCTCAGGAGAAAAAGCAGTTTTATTTCTTAGATGATGCAGAGAACGTTAAGAAGAATTTTTTACTCACGTATAAGGGCGTTTTATTTGAGGGAGAAAAATACTTAGGTACTACGGAGAATTCCTTTGATGTGGTGTCTATATCCGTATGGACAAGGCAACCTGATAAGTTAAAAGGCTTTGAGCGTAATGATCTTTATTTCGTTGAGAAAGAAATTTACATTCACTACCCCCATGCCAGAGTCGAATGGAAAAACCCTATAAATAAATTAGTTCTGAGTCATTCAGGTGACTAA
- a CDS encoding TVP38/TMEM64 family protein gives MNQFGATVMMVLETSGFFAPLLFISFHLLRPLLFLPVAFICISGGILFGAVTGSIYSVIGVTLSSLLFYKVSQWMPKTLQKLVKLKHKFFGKHSSFSTSQIALLRLVPFIHFHLISLCIIEMSQGFKDYMKTSFYSNIPLAVVYTSVGQWISKMSPFIMAGFLVMLLTLIYLLRRKEIVIKWDDFFQTGT, from the coding sequence ATGAATCAGTTTGGGGCAACCGTTATGATGGTCTTAGAGACAAGTGGCTTTTTTGCACCTCTACTCTTCATCAGTTTTCACCTTTTGCGTCCGCTTCTGTTTTTGCCTGTTGCTTTCATTTGTATATCCGGCGGTATTTTGTTTGGGGCGGTGACAGGTTCGATTTACAGTGTGATTGGTGTGACCTTATCTAGTTTATTATTTTATAAAGTGAGTCAGTGGATGCCTAAGACGTTACAAAAACTGGTGAAGCTAAAACACAAGTTTTTTGGGAAGCACTCTAGCTTTTCCACCTCTCAAATTGCATTACTACGTCTGGTCCCGTTTATTCATTTTCATTTAATTTCACTATGTATTATTGAAATGTCTCAAGGGTTTAAAGATTATATGAAGACCTCCTTCTACTCAAACATCCCGCTAGCAGTAGTTTATACTTCTGTAGGGCAGTGGATCTCAAAGATGTCCCCTTTCATCATGGCCGGTTTTTTGGTGATGTTACTAACCTTAATTTATCTTTTAAGAAGGAAAGAGATCGTAATCAAGTGGGATGACTTTTTTCAAACAGGAACATAA
- a CDS encoding DUF1294 domain-containing protein, translated as MAFLCLKIEKKRKRGINMWSMLLWYVIAVNVIALIQMQQDKSRAIKEEWRISEKQLWVVTLIGGSLGTFLGMKWFRHKTKHRAFVIGVPAALIVHVLLALYVWLR; from the coding sequence ATGGCTTTTTTATGTCTGAAGATTGAGAAGAAAAGGAAAAGAGGGATCAATATGTGGTCAATGCTGTTGTGGTATGTGATTGCTGTAAACGTTATTGCTCTCATTCAAATGCAACAAGATAAATCGAGGGCGATTAAAGAAGAATGGAGAATCTCTGAAAAACAATTATGGGTTGTAACGCTAATAGGAGGCTCTCTTGGAACATTTTTAGGGATGAAATGGTTTCGGCATAAGACCAAACATCGCGCTTTTGTAATAGGAGTTCCTGCTGCATTGATTGTGCACGTTCTTTTGGCTTTATATGTATGGCTTAGATAG
- the rplT gene encoding 50S ribosomal protein L20 — protein sequence MARVKGGTVTRQRRKRVLKLAKGYYGSKHALFKTAKQQVMKSGQYAYRDRRQKKRDFRKLWIARINAAARMNDISYSRLMHGLKLAGVEVNRKMLADLAVTDEKGFAALANQAKAALK from the coding sequence ATGGCACGTGTTAAAGGTGGAACAGTCACTCGCCAACGTCGTAAGCGCGTCTTAAAGCTTGCTAAAGGTTATTATGGTTCAAAACATGCTTTATTCAAAACAGCAAAACAACAGGTAATGAAATCAGGTCAGTATGCATACCGTGACCGTCGTCAGAAAAAACGTGATTTCCGTAAATTATGGATCGCACGTATTAACGCTGCGGCACGTATGAACGACATTTCTTACAGCCGTCTAATGCACGGACTTAAATTAGCTGGTGTTGAAGTTAACCGCAAAATGCTAGCTGATCTTGCTGTAACTGACGAAAAAGGGTTCGCTGCATTAGCTAACCAAGCTAAAGCTGCTCTTAAATAA
- the rpmI gene encoding 50S ribosomal protein L35 — MPKMKTHKGSQKRFRRTGSGKVKRSHAFTSHLFANKSQKQKRKLRKDALVSSGDLKRIDAMLPKK; from the coding sequence ATGCCAAAAATGAAGACTCACAAAGGTTCTCAGAAACGCTTTCGTCGTACAGGTAGTGGAAAAGTTAAACGTTCTCACGCGTTCACAAGCCACTTGTTCGCTAACAAATCTCAAAAGCAAAAGCGTAAATTACGTAAAGACGCACTAGTATCTAGTGGCGACTTAAAGCGTATCGATGCTATGCTTCCTAAGAAATAA
- the infC gene encoding translation initiation factor IF-3 produces MIVNEKIRAREVRLIDSNGDQLGVKSKNEALDIAANANLDLVMVAPNAKPPVCRIMDYGKYRFEQQKKDKEARKKQKVINVKEVRLSPGIEEHDFNTKLRNARKFLSKGDKVKAAVRFRGRAITHKELGQKVLDRLAEECKDLSTVETKPKMEGRNMFMMLAPVNEKQ; encoded by the coding sequence ATGATCGTCAATGAAAAGATTCGTGCTCGCGAAGTTCGTCTCATTGATTCAAACGGAGACCAATTAGGCGTTAAATCCAAAAACGAGGCTTTAGACATTGCAGCTAATGCAAATCTTGATCTTGTGATGGTTGCTCCAAATGCGAAACCGCCAGTATGTCGTATCATGGACTATGGTAAATATCGCTTTGAGCAACAGAAGAAAGATAAAGAAGCGCGTAAGAAGCAAAAAGTCATCAACGTGAAGGAAGTTCGCCTGAGCCCTGGTATCGAAGAACATGACTTCAATACGAAGCTACGCAATGCGCGTAAGTTCTTATCTAAGGGTGATAAAGTGAAAGCAGCTGTTCGTTTCCGCGGACGTGCAATCACTCACAAAGAATTAGGCCAAAAAGTTCTTGATCGCTTGGCTGAAGAATGTAAAGATCTATCCACGGTTGAAACGAAACCGAAAATGGAAGGTCGTAACATGTTTATGATGCTTGCTCCAGTAAACGAGAAGCAGTAA
- the thrS gene encoding threonine--tRNA ligase: protein MSEAIQLTFPDGAVKEFPQGTTTEDVAASISSGLKKQALAGKHNGQLIDLRRAIPGDGSIEIVTIRDEEGIEVLRHSTAHLMAQAVKRIYGNVNLGVGPVIENGFYYDMDLDTSITPEDLKKIEKEMQKITSENLEVERLEVSREEAKEMYREIGDELKLELIDAIPEGDSVTIYKQGEFFDLCRGPHVPSTNKIKVFKLLSVSGAYWRGDSDNKMLQRIYGTAFEKKDHLEEYLKMREEAKERDHRKLGKELDIFTVSQKVGQGLPLWLPKGATIRRTIERYIVDLEERLGYDHVYTPVLGSVDLYKTSGHWDHYQDDMFPTMEMDNEDLVLRPMNCPHHMMVYKNQLHSYRNLPVRIAELGTMHRYEMSGALAGLQRVRAMTLNDAHIFARPDQLKEEFIRVVRMIQEVYKDFGLENYYFRLSYRDKEDKEKYVDNDEMWDKAQALLKETMEDLEVDYVEAEGEAAFYGPKLDVQVKTALGKDETLSTVQLDFHLPERFDLTYIGEDGAHHRPVVIHRGVVSTMERFVAFLIEEYKGAFPTWLAPVQAKIIPVSADVHLDYAKKVEDELKYAGVRVEVDERDEKIGYKIREAQMQKVPYQLVVGDNEMEVDGVNIRRYGEKESETKSLQEFVSQIKQEISGKQ from the coding sequence ATGTCGGAAGCTATTCAATTAACATTTCCAGATGGTGCGGTTAAGGAGTTCCCTCAAGGAACGACGACAGAGGATGTAGCTGCTTCCATTAGCTCAGGCTTAAAGAAACAAGCATTGGCAGGGAAGCACAATGGTCAATTGATTGATCTTCGCCGTGCAATTCCTGGTGATGGTTCTATAGAGATTGTAACGATTCGTGATGAGGAAGGTATTGAGGTTCTTCGTCACTCCACAGCTCACCTAATGGCTCAAGCTGTGAAACGCATTTACGGAAATGTCAATCTGGGAGTAGGTCCGGTTATTGAAAATGGGTTCTACTACGATATGGACCTGGATACTTCTATTACACCAGAGGATCTTAAGAAGATTGAAAAGGAAATGCAAAAAATCACAAGTGAAAACTTAGAAGTGGAGCGCCTTGAAGTTTCACGTGAAGAAGCGAAGGAAATGTATCGGGAAATCGGCGATGAGTTAAAACTCGAACTGATTGATGCGATTCCAGAAGGCGATTCTGTTACGATTTATAAGCAAGGTGAATTCTTTGACCTATGCCGTGGACCTCACGTACCTTCTACGAACAAGATTAAAGTCTTTAAATTGTTAAGTGTATCTGGTGCTTACTGGCGTGGAGATAGCGATAACAAGATGCTTCAACGTATTTATGGTACTGCGTTTGAGAAGAAAGACCATCTTGAAGAATACTTGAAAATGCGTGAAGAGGCAAAAGAGCGTGATCATCGTAAACTTGGTAAAGAATTAGACATCTTTACAGTTTCTCAAAAAGTTGGGCAGGGTCTTCCGCTATGGCTTCCTAAGGGTGCGACTATCAGACGTACAATTGAACGCTATATTGTTGATCTAGAAGAACGTCTCGGTTATGACCACGTTTATACGCCTGTATTAGGATCAGTGGATCTTTACAAAACAAGTGGCCACTGGGATCACTATCAAGACGATATGTTCCCAACGATGGAGATGGATAACGAAGATCTTGTTCTTCGTCCCATGAACTGTCCGCACCACATGATGGTTTATAAAAATCAGCTTCACAGCTACCGAAATCTTCCGGTTCGTATTGCTGAGTTAGGAACCATGCACCGTTATGAAATGTCTGGTGCTCTTGCGGGACTTCAACGTGTTCGTGCCATGACGTTAAATGATGCGCATATCTTTGCTCGTCCGGATCAGCTGAAAGAAGAATTTATCCGTGTAGTTCGCATGATTCAAGAGGTATATAAAGACTTTGGTTTAGAGAATTACTACTTCCGTCTCTCTTATCGTGATAAAGAAGACAAAGAGAAGTATGTGGATAATGATGAGATGTGGGATAAAGCACAGGCTCTTCTTAAGGAAACAATGGAAGACCTTGAAGTGGATTATGTAGAGGCAGAAGGAGAAGCTGCATTCTACGGTCCGAAACTAGACGTTCAGGTGAAAACGGCGTTAGGAAAAGACGAAACGTTATCAACGGTGCAGCTTGACTTCCACTTACCAGAGCGTTTTGATCTAACGTACATTGGAGAAGATGGCGCTCACCATCGTCCTGTGGTGATCCACCGTGGTGTTGTATCTACAATGGAACGCTTTGTAGCCTTCTTAATTGAAGAATACAAAGGAGCCTTCCCAACATGGTTAGCTCCTGTTCAAGCGAAAATTATTCCGGTATCCGCGGATGTTCATTTAGACTATGCGAAAAAAGTAGAGGATGAACTGAAGTACGCTGGAGTTCGTGTTGAAGTAGATGAGCGTGACGAGAAAATCGGTTATAAGATCCGTGAAGCTCAAATGCAAAAGGTACCATACCAGCTTGTGGTTGGAGATAACGAAATGGAAGTAGATGGTGTAAACATTCGCCGTTACGGAGAGAAAGAATCTGAAACAAAATCTCTCCAAGAATTCGTTTCTCAAATCAAACAAGAAATTAGCGGTAAACAATAA
- the ytxC gene encoding sporulation protein YtxC yields the protein MAEIYFSYKEEALSFCDFLFAQNEEMSVQWHYHKKWGHVVLVDENEGKEARIVQGLIHVYVIHRERSWLTDIIRNCYYFTDDDEVAHIYELCCSFMDEPDAWGEDHPSSHRHRQALDRLTKAFEEALGQGKGFAFDSIIKFRLQRFYDELIEVVGEAIDEYKREQDYQSYIQHLREYLQVTPSKVEALTIVQSQPFIFYSQKGHRYALEEIERLTADHPLYLFGLGKDELDLTPIMALAPDKLSIYGNDPSDAKTLTVMNIFQERAEFLPLTKFPFKRLSPF from the coding sequence TTGGCCGAGATCTATTTTTCTTACAAAGAAGAAGCCTTATCATTCTGTGATTTTCTATTCGCGCAGAATGAAGAAATGAGCGTGCAATGGCATTATCATAAAAAATGGGGTCATGTTGTTCTTGTTGATGAAAATGAGGGGAAAGAAGCTCGTATTGTTCAAGGGCTAATCCACGTCTATGTCATACATAGAGAACGATCATGGCTGACAGACATCATACGGAATTGCTACTACTTCACTGACGATGATGAAGTAGCTCACATATATGAATTGTGTTGTTCTTTTATGGACGAGCCAGATGCATGGGGGGAAGATCATCCTTCTTCTCATCGTCATAGACAAGCGTTGGATCGACTAACTAAGGCATTTGAAGAGGCATTGGGGCAAGGGAAGGGTTTTGCGTTTGATTCAATCATAAAGTTTCGACTACAACGTTTTTACGATGAATTAATTGAGGTTGTGGGGGAAGCGATTGATGAGTATAAAAGGGAACAGGATTACCAGTCCTATATCCAACATTTAAGAGAGTATTTACAGGTGACACCTTCAAAAGTAGAGGCGTTAACAATCGTTCAAAGTCAACCGTTTATATTTTACTCCCAGAAAGGTCATAGGTACGCTTTGGAAGAAATTGAGCGACTAACAGCCGATCACCCTTTATATTTATTTGGGCTTGGTAAAGACGAGCTTGATCTTACGCCGATTATGGCACTTGCGCCAGACAAACTTTCCATTTATGGGAATGACCCAAGTGATGCGAAGACACTGACCGTGATGAACATCTTTCAAGAAAGAGCTGAATTTCTCCCGCTGACAAAATTTCCATTTAAAAGATTATCTCCGTTTTAA
- the dnaI gene encoding primosomal protein DnaI, which translates to MEPIQTALKKWMRESKNFQEHYQSMREAILKDPDIQQILQEHPNLSHQDVERHLMKLYEYQSQSKRCEGCPSLENCQNLVSGYSPNLHVQGKEIRLTYEMCPRKRQSQQQEEKRSFINSLYMPKDIVEAKFKDLDPDDRYEAIRQAMNYTENAETEKGQKGLYFHGPFGVGKTHLLGAIANKLANKRIASYLIYMPELVREMKSSLGDNTLKEKVEKFKTIPVLMLDDIGAESMSSWFRDEILGSILQYRMMERLPVFFTSNYNLEELEKHLMTNNRGDVEQLKAGRIIERIKQVSNPVEVIGQNRRN; encoded by the coding sequence ATGGAACCGATCCAAACAGCTTTGAAAAAATGGATGAGGGAAAGTAAGAACTTTCAAGAGCATTACCAAAGTATGCGCGAGGCAATCTTGAAAGATCCTGATATTCAGCAAATTTTGCAGGAACATCCGAACCTCTCTCATCAAGACGTAGAACGACATTTAATGAAACTATATGAGTATCAATCCCAATCCAAGCGCTGTGAAGGATGTCCTTCTCTGGAGAATTGTCAAAATTTAGTCTCAGGTTATTCTCCGAATCTCCATGTTCAGGGGAAAGAGATTCGTTTAACCTATGAGATGTGTCCTCGTAAACGACAATCTCAGCAGCAAGAGGAGAAACGTTCTTTCATCAATAGTCTCTACATGCCTAAAGACATCGTGGAAGCTAAGTTTAAAGACCTGGATCCCGATGATCGGTATGAAGCCATTCGTCAAGCTATGAACTATACAGAGAATGCAGAGACAGAAAAAGGGCAAAAAGGACTTTACTTCCACGGTCCATTTGGTGTTGGAAAGACGCACCTTCTAGGTGCCATTGCGAATAAGTTGGCTAATAAACGAATTGCCTCTTATCTTATTTATATGCCTGAACTTGTTCGTGAGATGAAATCCTCATTAGGGGATAATACGTTAAAAGAGAAGGTAGAAAAGTTTAAAACAATTCCGGTTCTTATGTTAGATGATATTGGGGCCGAATCCATGTCTTCATGGTTCCGTGACGAGATTTTAGGTTCAATCCTACAGTATCGGATGATGGAACGTTTACCTGTGTTCTTTACATCCAATTACAACTTAGAAGAACTCGAAAAGCACCTGATGACGAACAACCGTGGAGATGTTGAGCAACTAAAAGCAGGCCGCATCATTGAACGTATTAAGCAAGTGAGTAACCCGGTAGAAGTGATTGGACAAAATAGACGTAACTAA
- a CDS encoding replication initiation and membrane attachment family protein, protein MEHTSIGKLLPVDGFRLKVARSMPMDFTTSLTHLYQPLIGNESISLYQTLLSEYDLQEQAGDVRTHHLLMSYLNLPLNHIYEARKRLEAIGLLRTFVDQSEEHNLYTYILLRPFTPSEFFADEMLSLLLYHHLGQQKYERLQRTFSGQSSSYEKGEEVTSSFEYVFSMGAVATEVPPSQFEEQDQDLVESQGANIKESQIDFSYVKQSLDQRMLPVQSILTNRNQKVISQLSLLYNLTTNDVEKAILWALNDENQLDLSELKEACHDLYQSKGGQSEDLQVTHKRDSLAVTDHNQEPQKEQQADNKEEALIQRLEHISPRELLQDLSGGAEPPEKDLRMIRDIMTQQGLTPGVMNVLIYYVLLKTDMKLSKNYMETIAGHWTRLQVKTVRHAMRVAKTENKKYQQWANNRKSGGKRSYNKNQKQDVLPDWFKDQKGQSSDNQDPKRQSGKSASEIEREKQELAEALKNMDD, encoded by the coding sequence ATGGAACATACATCAATTGGGAAGCTTTTGCCTGTAGACGGATTTCGTTTAAAGGTAGCCCGTAGCATGCCCATGGATTTCACAACATCCCTGACTCATTTATATCAGCCATTGATTGGGAACGAGTCCATTAGTTTATACCAGACGTTACTGTCTGAATATGATCTTCAAGAACAGGCCGGAGACGTTCGTACTCACCATTTATTGATGAGCTATCTCAACCTCCCGTTAAATCATATTTATGAAGCGAGGAAACGATTAGAAGCCATTGGGCTTCTTCGAACTTTTGTTGATCAATCTGAGGAGCACAATCTATACACGTATATCCTTCTTCGCCCATTCACACCGAGTGAATTCTTTGCGGACGAGATGTTATCCTTGTTACTATATCATCATCTTGGTCAACAAAAGTACGAACGATTACAACGTACGTTTTCTGGCCAATCTTCTTCGTATGAAAAAGGGGAAGAGGTGACGTCGTCTTTTGAATATGTATTTTCAATGGGGGCGGTTGCTACTGAAGTACCCCCTTCCCAGTTTGAAGAACAAGATCAGGACCTGGTGGAGAGCCAGGGTGCTAATATCAAGGAAAGTCAAATTGATTTTTCCTACGTAAAGCAATCTCTTGATCAACGGATGCTCCCGGTTCAAAGTATTCTTACTAATCGGAATCAAAAAGTGATTTCTCAGCTATCTTTGTTGTATAATCTAACTACTAATGACGTTGAGAAAGCCATACTATGGGCTCTGAATGATGAAAACCAATTGGACTTATCTGAGTTAAAAGAAGCTTGTCATGATCTTTACCAAAGTAAGGGTGGTCAAAGTGAGGATCTGCAAGTGACTCACAAGCGTGATTCGTTAGCGGTTACGGATCATAATCAAGAGCCACAGAAAGAGCAGCAAGCAGACAATAAAGAGGAAGCGTTAATACAACGTCTTGAACATATTTCCCCGCGAGAATTATTGCAAGATCTGTCCGGTGGCGCGGAGCCTCCTGAGAAGGATTTAAGAATGATCCGTGATATTATGACTCAACAGGGATTAACACCTGGGGTCATGAATGTGTTAATTTATTATGTATTACTTAAAACAGATATGAAATTATCAAAAAACTATATGGAAACCATCGCAGGGCATTGGACCAGACTTCAGGTGAAAACCGTGCGCCATGCGATGCGTGTTGCAAAAACGGAGAATAAAAAGTATCAACAATGGGCAAACAACCGTAAAAGCGGAGGGAAGCGTTCCTATAACAAGAACCAAAAGCAAGACGTCCTTCCTGATTGGTTTAAAGATCAAAAAGGTCAGTCAAGTGACAACCAAGACCCTAAACGTCAAAGCGGGAAATCTGCCTCTGAAATTGAGCGTGAAAAACAAGAGCTGGCAGAAGCTTTGAAAAACATGGATGATTAA
- the nrdR gene encoding transcriptional regulator NrdR, with protein MKCPNCNYKSTRVLDSRPVEEGKSIRRRRECEECHFRFTTFERIEEVPLIVVKKEGTREEFSREKLMRGLIRACEKRPVAVDELETIAMEIERELRNRGVSEVNSKEIGEMVMDRLAHIDEVAYVRFASVYRQFKDINVFLDELKDLIKQDPEG; from the coding sequence GTGAAATGTCCTAATTGTAATTATAAGAGCACTAGGGTGTTAGATTCACGCCCCGTTGAAGAGGGGAAGTCGATTCGGCGCAGACGCGAATGTGAAGAATGTCATTTTCGCTTTACTACCTTTGAGCGAATCGAAGAAGTTCCTCTAATTGTGGTGAAGAAAGAAGGAACACGAGAAGAATTTAGTCGTGAGAAATTAATGAGAGGCTTAATTCGAGCTTGTGAGAAGCGCCCTGTTGCTGTTGATGAACTTGAAACGATCGCCATGGAAATTGAACGGGAATTAAGAAACCGTGGTGTTTCCGAAGTAAACAGTAAGGAAATCGGCGAGATGGTTATGGACCGACTAGCTCATATAGACGAGGTAGCTTATGTTCGTTTTGCTTCGGTATATAGACAGTTTAAAGATATTAATGTATTCCTTGATGAATTAAAAGATTTGATTAAACAAGATCCAGAAGGGTAA
- a CDS encoding cytosolic protein, which yields MNIKQWFSTYFTNHAETSEEHWNEMIRTHYFKTTKDKAFPLLEDYYRNSNKYKVMSSSKEHGEMSLQTVKGKKAFIVVSVVMVQPLRTAVDFSVTTESTLPFDFGYSHKLIREQQEEMKKLLPFLETSMAHKM from the coding sequence ATGAATATAAAACAATGGTTTTCAACATATTTTACAAATCATGCAGAAACAAGTGAAGAACACTGGAATGAAATGATTCGCACACACTATTTTAAGACTACTAAAGATAAGGCATTTCCCCTTTTGGAGGATTATTATAGAAATTCGAATAAATATAAGGTAATGTCATCCTCAAAGGAGCATGGAGAGATGAGCCTTCAAACAGTAAAGGGAAAGAAAGCGTTTATTGTCGTTAGTGTCGTTATGGTTCAACCCTTGCGTACGGCTGTCGATTTTTCAGTGACGACTGAGTCTACTTTGCCTTTTGATTTTGGGTACAGCCATAAATTGATTCGAGAACAGCAGGAAGAAATGAAAAAATTACTTCCGTTTTTAGAAACGAGTATGGCTCATAAAATGTAG
- the speD gene encoding adenosylmethionine decarboxylase yields the protein MDTMGRHVIAELWDCNTEKLNDMTMIEQIFVDAALKAGAEVREVAFHKFAPHGVSGVVIISESHLTIHSFPEHGYASIDVYTCGDRIDPNVAAQYIAQSLEAKTQETVEVPRGMGPVEVKKFNVL from the coding sequence ATGGACACAATGGGTAGACATGTAATTGCAGAACTTTGGGATTGTAATACGGAAAAGCTGAACGATATGACGATGATAGAACAAATCTTCGTAGATGCTGCACTGAAAGCTGGAGCGGAAGTTCGTGAAGTTGCTTTCCACAAATTTGCACCACACGGCGTAAGTGGCGTCGTTATTATTTCTGAATCTCACTTAACCATTCACAGTTTTCCAGAACATGGCTATGCAAGTATTGACGTATACACGTGCGGGGATCGCATTGATCCTAATGTAGCAGCTCAATATATTGCGCAATCATTAGAAGCTAAAACACAAGAAACCGTAGAGGTCCCGAGAGGAATGGGACCAGTCGAAGTGAAGAAATTCAACGTACTCTAA